One window of Solwaraspora sp. WMMA2056 genomic DNA carries:
- the eccB gene encoding type VII secretion protein EccB: protein MQSRRDQVQAHMFMMSRLSAALLRSAPDHPDQPTGRSLRGIAGGLAIAFIVAVLVTIVTVLFPPAREVNWRVNGAVVVDLDTGARYLYANGVLHPVANLTSLQLLLDNKPSVVTVRGAALTGTPRGVPLGVVGVPERLPDTAGLSVAPWLACAGHAGTGDDAAPRFTLEVAAARTVAPLGGDAALVGAPDGSVHLLVGETRHLIDTDGGAREALGYGAATVRPVPAEFLRLLPAGPDLTAPEVPGRGTSGPTLAGRPSRIGQLFSGPGGSAYLLTADGLAQLTPTVLALLIGDARTQQQAYDGATPQLVPLGANDIAEHRSDTPLGTRIDALPTAPPAPVDLAGVDLCASVSADQQQPTLTLVTAQPLTPVPGGVTTGGTLPAGVVPGCGQVDQVAVRGDTGVLLQTTPTAAWYLVADNGVRYPLGADGPAAGLGYRGAPVGRLPAALVDLLPTGPLLDPQAYRSGTAPAGPARPDCD, encoded by the coding sequence GTGCAGTCCCGCCGCGATCAGGTCCAGGCGCACATGTTCATGATGAGCCGGTTGTCGGCGGCGCTGCTGCGCTCGGCCCCGGACCATCCGGACCAGCCCACCGGGCGGTCGCTGCGGGGCATCGCCGGCGGCCTTGCCATCGCGTTCATCGTGGCGGTGCTGGTCACCATCGTCACCGTCCTGTTCCCGCCGGCCCGCGAGGTCAACTGGCGGGTCAACGGCGCGGTCGTGGTCGACCTCGACACCGGGGCCCGCTACCTGTACGCCAACGGCGTGCTGCATCCGGTGGCGAACCTGACCAGCCTGCAGTTGCTGCTCGACAACAAGCCGTCGGTGGTGACCGTCCGCGGTGCCGCGTTGACGGGCACGCCACGCGGCGTACCGCTGGGGGTGGTCGGCGTGCCGGAACGGCTACCTGACACCGCCGGGCTCAGCGTGGCGCCCTGGCTGGCCTGCGCGGGACATGCCGGCACCGGTGACGACGCCGCGCCCCGGTTCACCCTGGAGGTCGCCGCCGCGCGCACAGTCGCCCCACTCGGCGGTGACGCGGCGCTGGTGGGTGCCCCGGACGGCAGCGTCCACCTGCTGGTCGGCGAGACCCGGCACCTGATCGACACCGACGGCGGGGCCCGGGAGGCGTTGGGGTACGGCGCCGCGACGGTCCGCCCAGTGCCCGCCGAGTTCCTGCGGTTGCTGCCGGCCGGGCCGGACCTGACGGCGCCGGAGGTGCCCGGGCGGGGCACCTCCGGCCCGACGCTGGCCGGTCGTCCCAGCCGGATCGGCCAGCTGTTCAGCGGGCCGGGCGGGTCGGCGTACCTGCTCACCGCCGACGGTCTGGCCCAGTTGACCCCGACGGTGCTGGCGCTGCTGATCGGCGACGCCCGCACCCAGCAGCAGGCGTACGACGGAGCCACCCCGCAGCTGGTGCCACTGGGCGCCAACGACATCGCCGAGCATCGCTCGGACACCCCGCTGGGCACCCGGATCGACGCGCTGCCAACGGCACCGCCGGCACCGGTCGACCTGGCCGGCGTGGACCTGTGCGCCAGCGTGTCGGCCGACCAGCAACAGCCGACCCTGACGCTGGTCACCGCGCAGCCGCTGACACCCGTGCCGGGTGGCGTCACGACCGGTGGCACCCTGCCGGCCGGCGTGGTGCCGGGGTGCGGTCAGGTGGACCAGGTCGCGGTCCGCGGCGACACCGGCGTGCTGCTGCAGACCACTCCGACGGCGGCCTGGTACCTGGTGGCCGACAACGGCGTACGGTATCCGCTCGGTGCCGACGGACCGGCCGCCGGGCTCGGCTACCGGGGCGCGCCGGTGGGACGGCTGCCGGCGGCCCTGGTCGATCTGCTACCGACCGGTCCGTTACTGGATCCGCAGGCGTACCGCAGCGGCACGGCACCGGCGGGGCCGGCCCGGCCGGACTGCGACTGA
- the eccD gene encoding type VII secretion integral membrane protein EccD codes for MADVDTLCRLVVVTPSGRVELALPTDVVIAELLPTVVRLGGEDLAEAGIPHGGWVLQRLDGSRLDGEQTLRAAGLVDGEHLHLRPYYAEIPAVHFDDMVDGVVTAMAERSDTWRPAWTRALLLTWVAAALTLLGLLLTGAGRPGTFAALALGVVLLGAAAAVARARVHPAAAGVLATGGTAYLSLGVTVFAPDAGAALLLAGLAVVAAALVAVPAVGARIAPVFTAACLIGGQAALAGVVLLVGATAAGAAAIVAVTAVVVNSLLPATAFRLAGLRMPMLPADAGQLAEEVEPLPDSGVRRRTARADVFLNWLYLASGAVEAACLFVLSSQDGWWTFALTSVLTLRLLLHALVLRARWQRLAAALPGSAGVVLILLDLVARTGPIGFLVIAGALIAASAGLVVASHYVPGRRFVPYWGRAADLAHTVAAAVTVPLMLQVLGLYGLIRSVMG; via the coding sequence GTGGCAGACGTCGACACCTTGTGCCGGCTGGTCGTCGTGACGCCCTCGGGGCGGGTCGAGTTGGCGTTGCCCACCGACGTGGTGATCGCCGAACTACTGCCGACCGTCGTGCGCCTCGGCGGCGAGGATCTCGCCGAGGCCGGCATCCCGCACGGCGGCTGGGTCCTGCAACGGCTCGACGGCAGCCGGCTCGACGGCGAACAGACCCTGCGGGCGGCGGGCCTGGTCGACGGCGAGCACCTGCACCTGCGGCCGTACTACGCCGAGATTCCGGCGGTGCACTTCGACGACATGGTCGACGGGGTGGTCACCGCGATGGCCGAACGGTCCGACACCTGGCGACCGGCCTGGACCAGGGCGCTGCTGCTGACCTGGGTCGCCGCCGCGCTCACCCTGCTGGGGCTCCTGCTGACCGGAGCCGGTCGACCGGGGACGTTCGCGGCGCTGGCCCTGGGCGTGGTGCTGCTCGGCGCGGCCGCCGCGGTGGCCCGGGCCCGGGTACATCCGGCGGCGGCCGGGGTGCTGGCCACCGGTGGTACGGCGTACCTGTCCCTCGGAGTCACCGTCTTCGCGCCGGACGCTGGTGCCGCGCTGCTGCTGGCCGGGCTGGCGGTGGTGGCGGCGGCGCTGGTGGCGGTACCGGCGGTCGGCGCCCGGATCGCGCCGGTGTTCACCGCGGCCTGTCTGATCGGCGGCCAGGCGGCACTGGCCGGGGTCGTTCTCCTGGTCGGCGCCACCGCAGCCGGCGCGGCGGCAATCGTCGCGGTCACCGCAGTGGTGGTCAACTCGCTGCTACCGGCCACCGCCTTCCGACTCGCCGGGCTACGGATGCCGATGCTGCCGGCCGACGCCGGCCAGTTGGCCGAGGAGGTCGAGCCGCTGCCGGACAGCGGCGTCCGGCGACGCACGGCCCGCGCCGACGTGTTCCTCAACTGGCTGTACCTGGCCAGCGGCGCCGTCGAGGCTGCCTGCCTGTTCGTACTGTCCAGTCAGGACGGTTGGTGGACGTTCGCCCTCACCTCGGTGCTCACGCTGCGGCTGCTGCTGCACGCCCTGGTGCTGCGGGCCCGCTGGCAGCGGCTGGCGGCGGCGCTGCCGGGCAGCGCGGGGGTGGTGCTGATCCTGCTGGACCTGGTGGCGCGGACCGGGCCGATCGGGTTCCTCGTCATCGCCGGTGCCCTGATCGCCGCCTCGGCCGGCCTCGTCGTTGCCAGCCACTACGTGCCCGGCCGACGGTTCGTACCGTACTGGGGGCGGGCCGCGGACCTGGCGCACACGGTGGCGGCGGCCGTGACGGTGCCCCTGATGCTCCAGGTGCTCGGCCTGTACGGCCTGATCCGCAGCGTGATGGGCTGA
- the eccCa gene encoding type VII secretion protein EccCa codes for MSTLLIRRPPRPPGPEAVEGDMTLQEPPELPEPVSGLSQMLSYLPMALASLGMVIIFLRPVGGGGAGLTIFAVGLILIAALAMVLSQVLRTARDRKRQLHGERRDYLSYLSRIRRQVRAAVISHHRAQQWRHPDPQALPNFVGTSRMWERRPSHDDFTEIRLATGVQPLGLRFHPLNTKPVENLEPLSAHALRRFVEAYRTVPDQPITVTLGRYARVLLHGDRPTAVALVRALLAETAVFHGPEEVRIVVVADGGVRQRWEWVKWLPHALHPDDDDGAGPVRLFTDRVADLERLLGEEFAARGGFTAEATASVDEPYVIVLLDGVEVPENHRIRYDGYRNVTVLDLAGALPWRTGAQTLWLRISAQQVESVTAAADQSERVTVLGRPVGLGPATATALATALAPLRLSGGPDSGEALTADVELTTMLGIADLNRHDPAQLWQRWPADRRLRVPIGVSADGRSVELDIKESARGGMGPHGLLIGATGSGKSELLRTLVLGLALTHSSETLNFILVDFKGGATFLGLDQLPHTSAVITNLADEEALVGRMEDALNGEIVRRQEVLRRVGVTSAADYAARRARTDPTLTPLPSLFVVVDEFSELLAAHRDFIDLFVMIGRLGRSLGVHLLLASQRLDEGRVHQLESHLSYRIGLRTFSAMESRGVLGVPDAYELPSQPGNGFLKTDVTTMVRFKAAYVSGRYRPSRRSGPETGVATRVVPYHSGWVERPDDDQPPPVEPAPGDDPAGPTDEDAPSLLELALDRLRDSGPPAHQVWLPPLGDAPTLDELLPPVRTDPQRGLTWRRRADPAQLSVPVGVVDRPFDQRRDLLTVDLAGAGGHVGVAGGPQSGKSTLLRTLIMSLALSHTPTEVQIYCLDFGGGLLSGIARLPHVGGVAGRLDSERISRTIAEVLEVMSRRERLFATAGVDSMVDFRRRRAAGEFPEETHGDVFLVVDGWATVRHDLIDLTPAFTSIVSRGLSYGVHLVVAAARWGEISTNLRDLLGTRLELRLGDAVDSMVNMRVAQTVPKIPGRGITETKLHFLTALPRLSHLVGDTGDPGDGVSATVDAIRAAWPGERAPAVRMLPAVLGADQLPAADGSLRVPLGWEGQTLGVQWHDFEENPHLVVAGDAETGKTNLLKLVVAAVVARYSPDEARVMAVDVRRGLYDAIPTEHQLGYGVSAAGIKQMVESVARAMRQRLPDSSITPAQLRRRDWWQGPELYLVVDDYDMVSGSSGVNPFGPLLEFLAQGTELGLHLVVARSANGLSRAMMDPLLRTLMEVNSPALLLSCPPAEGVLFNNVRPRVLPTGRAQHITRRRLTEVQTALVEPDPPANLLS; via the coding sequence GTGAGCACGCTGCTGATCCGACGGCCGCCCCGGCCGCCAGGGCCGGAAGCCGTCGAGGGCGACATGACGCTCCAGGAACCACCGGAGCTGCCCGAGCCGGTCAGCGGTCTGTCGCAGATGCTGAGCTACCTGCCGATGGCGCTCGCCTCGCTGGGCATGGTGATCATCTTCCTGCGGCCGGTCGGCGGCGGCGGCGCCGGTCTGACCATCTTCGCGGTCGGACTGATCCTCATCGCCGCCCTGGCCATGGTGCTCAGTCAGGTGCTCCGGACCGCACGCGACCGCAAACGGCAGCTGCACGGCGAACGGCGGGACTACCTCAGTTACCTGAGCCGGATCCGCCGACAGGTCCGTGCCGCCGTGATCAGCCACCACCGTGCCCAGCAGTGGCGTCACCCTGATCCGCAGGCCTTGCCGAACTTCGTCGGCACCTCCCGCATGTGGGAACGGCGACCGAGCCACGACGACTTCACCGAGATTCGCCTCGCCACCGGCGTGCAGCCGCTCGGGCTGCGGTTCCACCCGCTGAACACCAAGCCGGTGGAGAATCTCGAACCGTTGTCCGCCCACGCCCTGCGACGCTTCGTCGAGGCGTACCGCACCGTGCCGGACCAGCCGATCACCGTGACGCTCGGCCGTTACGCCCGGGTACTGCTGCACGGTGACCGTCCCACCGCCGTGGCGCTGGTCCGCGCGTTGCTCGCCGAGACGGCGGTGTTCCACGGGCCGGAGGAGGTCCGGATCGTCGTCGTCGCCGACGGTGGGGTACGGCAACGGTGGGAGTGGGTCAAGTGGCTGCCGCACGCGCTGCACCCCGACGACGACGACGGGGCCGGACCGGTACGGCTGTTCACCGACCGGGTGGCCGACCTGGAACGACTGCTCGGTGAGGAGTTCGCCGCCCGGGGCGGGTTCACCGCCGAGGCCACGGCCAGCGTCGACGAGCCGTACGTCATCGTGCTGCTCGACGGGGTCGAGGTGCCGGAGAACCACCGGATCCGCTACGACGGGTACCGCAACGTCACCGTGCTCGACCTGGCCGGCGCGTTACCGTGGCGGACCGGCGCGCAGACGCTGTGGCTGCGGATCTCGGCACAGCAGGTCGAGTCCGTCACCGCCGCCGCCGACCAGTCCGAGCGGGTGACGGTCCTGGGCCGCCCCGTCGGACTCGGGCCGGCGACCGCGACCGCGCTCGCGACCGCGCTCGCCCCGCTGCGGCTCAGCGGTGGACCCGACAGCGGGGAGGCCCTGACCGCCGACGTCGAACTGACCACCATGCTGGGCATCGCCGACCTGAACCGGCACGACCCGGCGCAGCTGTGGCAGCGCTGGCCGGCCGACCGCCGTCTGCGGGTGCCGATCGGGGTGTCCGCCGACGGCCGCAGCGTCGAACTGGACATCAAGGAGTCCGCGCGCGGCGGCATGGGCCCGCACGGGCTGCTCATCGGCGCCACCGGATCCGGCAAGTCGGAACTGCTGCGGACCCTGGTGCTCGGGCTGGCGCTGACCCACTCGTCGGAGACGCTCAACTTCATCCTGGTCGACTTCAAGGGTGGGGCGACCTTCCTCGGGCTGGACCAGCTGCCGCACACCTCGGCGGTGATCACCAACCTCGCTGACGAGGAGGCACTGGTCGGCCGGATGGAGGATGCCCTCAACGGCGAGATCGTCCGCCGCCAGGAAGTGCTGCGCCGGGTCGGGGTCACCTCCGCCGCCGACTACGCGGCCCGTCGCGCCCGCACCGACCCCACCCTCACGCCGCTGCCCAGCCTGTTCGTCGTGGTCGACGAGTTCAGCGAGCTGCTCGCCGCGCACCGGGACTTCATCGACCTCTTCGTCATGATCGGCCGCCTCGGGCGCAGCCTCGGTGTGCACCTGCTGCTGGCGTCGCAGCGGCTCGACGAGGGCCGGGTGCACCAGCTCGAGTCCCACCTGTCGTACCGGATCGGCCTGCGTACCTTCTCGGCGATGGAAAGCCGCGGGGTCCTCGGCGTACCGGACGCCTACGAGCTGCCGTCGCAGCCGGGCAACGGGTTCCTCAAGACCGACGTGACCACGATGGTGCGGTTCAAGGCGGCGTACGTCTCGGGCCGTTACCGGCCGAGCCGTAGGTCCGGTCCGGAGACCGGTGTCGCGACCCGGGTGGTGCCCTACCACAGCGGCTGGGTCGAGCGTCCGGACGACGACCAGCCGCCGCCGGTCGAACCGGCACCCGGCGACGACCCGGCCGGCCCCACCGATGAGGACGCGCCGTCGCTGCTGGAGCTCGCGTTGGACCGGCTGCGCGACAGCGGCCCCCCGGCCCACCAGGTGTGGCTGCCACCTCTGGGTGACGCGCCGACCCTCGACGAACTGCTGCCGCCGGTGCGCACCGATCCGCAGCGCGGACTCACCTGGCGACGGCGGGCCGACCCGGCGCAGCTGTCCGTCCCGGTCGGCGTCGTGGACCGGCCTTTCGACCAGCGGCGGGACCTGCTCACCGTCGATCTGGCCGGAGCCGGCGGGCACGTCGGCGTCGCCGGTGGTCCGCAGAGTGGAAAGAGCACCCTGCTCCGTACGCTGATCATGAGCCTGGCACTGTCACACACCCCAACCGAGGTGCAGATCTACTGCCTGGACTTCGGCGGCGGCCTGCTGTCGGGCATCGCCCGCCTGCCGCACGTCGGCGGGGTCGCAGGCCGGCTCGACAGCGAACGGATCAGCCGCACCATCGCCGAGGTACTGGAGGTGATGAGCCGCCGGGAACGGCTGTTCGCCACCGCCGGGGTGGACTCCATGGTCGACTTCCGGCGTCGGCGGGCCGCCGGTGAGTTCCCCGAGGAGACCCACGGCGACGTGTTCCTCGTCGTCGACGGGTGGGCGACGGTCCGTCACGACCTGATCGACCTGACCCCCGCATTCACCAGCATCGTGTCCCGTGGGCTCAGCTACGGCGTGCACCTGGTGGTGGCGGCCGCCCGCTGGGGCGAGATCTCCACGAACCTGCGGGATCTCCTCGGCACCCGGCTCGAGCTGCGTCTCGGCGACGCCGTCGACTCGATGGTGAACATGCGGGTCGCGCAGACCGTGCCGAAGATCCCCGGCCGGGGCATCACCGAGACCAAGCTGCACTTCCTGACCGCGCTGCCCCGGCTGTCGCACCTGGTGGGTGACACCGGGGACCCCGGCGACGGGGTTTCCGCCACCGTCGACGCGATCCGCGCCGCCTGGCCGGGCGAACGGGCGCCGGCGGTACGGATGCTGCCGGCGGTACTCGGAGCCGACCAGCTTCCGGCGGCGGACGGATCGCTGCGGGTGCCCCTCGGCTGGGAAGGGCAGACCCTGGGCGTGCAGTGGCACGACTTCGAGGAGAACCCGCACCTGGTCGTCGCCGGGGACGCCGAGACCGGCAAGACCAACCTGCTCAAGCTCGTGGTCGCCGCCGTCGTCGCCCGCTACAGCCCGGACGAGGCGCGGGTGATGGCGGTGGACGTCCGCCGTGGCCTCTACGATGCCATCCCCACCGAGCACCAGCTCGGCTACGGGGTGTCGGCCGCCGGAATCAAACAGATGGTCGAGTCGGTGGCCCGCGCCATGCGTCAGCGGCTGCCCGACTCCAGCATCACCCCGGCGCAGCTGCGCCGCCGGGACTGGTGGCAGGGCCCGGAGCTGTACCTGGTGGTCGACGACTACGACATGGTGTCGGGTTCGTCCGGGGTCAACCCGTTCGGTCCACTGCTGGAGTTCCTCGCCCAGGGCACCGAACTGGGCCTGCACCTGGTGGTGGCACGCAGCGCCAACGGACTGTCCCGGGCCATGATGGATCCGCTGCTACGGACCCTGATGGAGGTCAACAGCCCCGCTCTGCTGCTGTCCTGCCCGCCGGCGGAGGGTGTGCTGTTCAACAACGTACGACCCCGGGTGCTGCCGACCGGCCGGGCGCAGCACATCACCCGTCGTCGGTTGACCGAGGTGCAGACCGCCCTGGTCGAGCCGGACCCGCCGGCGAACCTGCTGTCCTGA
- a CDS encoding right-handed parallel beta-helix repeat-containing protein, with amino-acid sequence MTRQVLTVDPSRPGGHRTISDALRAAQPGALITVAPGQYDERLTVTTVVTITATDGRGSVRITTRTGPVIRVLGEAVKLAGLVLQGQDAEAATLEVLRGQVEVDDCEVAGAGWTAVLAANQGAVAMRGCRVVNPEGAGVVDTSGAGSVLEDSVVEHVGTSALVIAERGDPVVRRCVLRDARGNGICVNGQGRGLIEDCEVSATDKPAIALEQQCTTRIRRTTVRDTDVGIYVTSKSRVTLTDCQVSDTRSHGVVVGDVSDPVVDGLRVDRPGGYGICVVEQARGTFSRCEVTEARMDGLFVKGAAGPVLTDLTVRRAGGCGVAVLERANPQLHRLTVERGTGAAVRVDDSATPLLRDCQLTGTDGPGLLIEGAGQGRVEGGEITEVGADGVRVAGTAHPRLTAVTIRDAAQHGVSVGGRARVTVTDCETTRSGGHGLLAEEQAQLVADRSRSLRNRRHGVQVGGQARASLTGCTVSENSGDGVRVDSAEPVTLTDCQLTGNRGAGLREAVGAARVSADNVVDRDNDSGTVAGADGGGDHGDVADGSPLRQLQAMVGLPTVKRQLTSLVDLNRMAQRRRAAGLPVPPTSRHVIFAGPPGTGKTTVARLYGGILAELGVLRSGHLVEVGRGDLVAQVIGGTAIKTTDVFTTALGGVLFIDEAYTLTAQESAGGHDFGREAVDTLVKLMEDHRDDVVVIAAGYSDDMRRFAASNPGLASRFSRTIEFENYTSDEMVTIVGQLAAEHRYRLGPGTAETLAAHFDRMPRDRTFGNGRTARRTFEEMVDRQAGRLAAQPEVDGDELTTLLPPDVADHHGATGQPDADGPVERLRGMIGLRGVKDAVEDLVNLLAAARMRRAAGLPAMSIDNHLVFAGPPGTGKTTVARLYGELLTSLGLLRTGQLVEVARADIVGRYIGQTAQLTQEAFDRARGGVLFIDEAYTLTSTGGAVADFGQEAVDTLLKLMEDHRDDVVVIAAGYSAQMRQFLSSNPGLASRFSRTITFDSYSDDELVTIVAQAAGADGYECAPATLDALRAHFAAVPRTETFGNARYARTLLQAMVTRQAGRLLARPGASVDEMRLLLPDDLPERVGVG; translated from the coding sequence GTGACGCGCCAGGTGCTGACGGTCGACCCGTCCCGCCCCGGGGGCCATCGCACGATCTCCGATGCTCTGCGCGCGGCCCAACCCGGCGCGCTGATCACGGTCGCACCCGGTCAGTACGACGAACGCCTGACCGTGACCACGGTGGTCACCATCACCGCCACCGACGGCCGTGGTTCGGTGCGGATCACCACCCGTACCGGGCCCGTGATCCGGGTGCTGGGCGAGGCGGTCAAGCTGGCCGGTCTGGTCCTGCAGGGTCAGGACGCCGAGGCCGCGACCCTGGAGGTGCTGCGCGGGCAGGTGGAGGTCGACGACTGCGAGGTCGCCGGTGCCGGCTGGACGGCGGTCCTGGCCGCCAACCAGGGAGCGGTGGCGATGCGCGGCTGCCGGGTCGTCAATCCCGAAGGTGCCGGTGTCGTCGACACCTCCGGGGCCGGCAGCGTGCTGGAGGACAGCGTCGTCGAGCACGTCGGCACGTCCGCCCTGGTCATCGCCGAACGCGGCGACCCGGTGGTACGCCGGTGCGTGCTGCGCGACGCCCGGGGCAACGGCATCTGCGTCAACGGGCAGGGCCGGGGGCTGATCGAGGACTGCGAGGTGTCGGCGACCGACAAGCCGGCGATCGCCCTGGAGCAGCAGTGCACCACCCGCATCCGGCGGACCACCGTCCGGGACACCGACGTCGGCATCTACGTGACCAGCAAGTCCCGGGTGACACTGACCGACTGCCAGGTCAGCGACACCCGCAGCCACGGTGTGGTCGTCGGCGACGTCTCCGACCCGGTCGTCGACGGGCTGCGGGTGGACCGGCCAGGCGGGTACGGCATCTGTGTGGTGGAGCAGGCCCGGGGCACCTTCAGCCGGTGCGAGGTCACCGAGGCGCGCATGGACGGACTGTTCGTCAAGGGCGCGGCCGGACCGGTGCTGACCGACCTCACCGTACGGCGGGCCGGCGGCTGCGGCGTCGCGGTACTCGAACGGGCGAACCCGCAGCTGCACCGGTTGACCGTCGAGCGTGGCACCGGAGCCGCGGTGCGGGTCGACGATTCGGCCACTCCCCTGCTGCGGGACTGCCAGCTGACCGGCACCGACGGCCCGGGTCTGCTGATCGAGGGCGCCGGCCAGGGCCGGGTCGAGGGCGGCGAGATCACCGAGGTCGGGGCGGACGGGGTCCGGGTGGCCGGTACGGCGCATCCCCGGCTGACCGCCGTCACCATCCGCGACGCGGCGCAGCACGGCGTGTCGGTCGGTGGCCGGGCCCGGGTGACCGTCACCGACTGCGAGACGACCCGGTCGGGTGGTCACGGGCTGCTCGCCGAGGAGCAGGCCCAGCTGGTCGCGGACCGGTCCCGTAGCCTGCGTAACCGTCGGCACGGGGTGCAGGTCGGCGGGCAGGCGCGGGCGTCACTCACCGGCTGCACCGTCAGCGAGAACAGCGGGGACGGGGTCCGGGTCGACAGCGCCGAGCCGGTCACGTTGACCGACTGCCAGCTGACCGGTAACCGGGGCGCGGGGCTACGGGAGGCCGTCGGCGCGGCCCGGGTCAGTGCCGACAACGTCGTGGACCGCGACAACGACTCCGGCACGGTGGCCGGCGCGGACGGCGGAGGTGACCACGGCGACGTCGCTGACGGCAGCCCGCTGCGGCAGTTGCAGGCCATGGTGGGGCTGCCGACCGTGAAACGGCAGTTGACCAGCCTCGTGGACCTCAACCGGATGGCCCAGCGGCGGCGGGCCGCCGGTCTGCCGGTGCCGCCGACCAGCCGCCACGTCATCTTCGCCGGCCCGCCCGGGACCGGGAAGACCACGGTCGCGCGGCTGTACGGCGGCATCCTCGCCGAGCTGGGTGTGCTGCGCAGCGGACATCTCGTCGAAGTCGGCCGGGGCGATTTGGTCGCCCAGGTCATCGGCGGTACGGCGATCAAGACGACCGACGTGTTCACCACCGCGCTCGGCGGTGTGCTGTTCATCGACGAGGCGTACACCCTGACTGCCCAGGAGTCGGCCGGCGGGCACGATTTCGGCCGTGAGGCCGTCGACACCCTGGTGAAGTTGATGGAGGACCACCGCGACGACGTCGTGGTGATCGCCGCCGGCTACTCCGACGACATGCGGCGGTTCGCCGCGTCGAATCCCGGGTTGGCGTCACGGTTCAGCCGGACCATCGAGTTCGAGAACTACACCAGCGACGAGATGGTCACGATCGTCGGTCAGCTCGCCGCAGAGCATCGCTACCGGCTGGGGCCGGGCACCGCCGAGACGCTCGCGGCGCACTTCGACCGGATGCCGCGCGACCGCACCTTCGGCAACGGCCGGACCGCCCGACGGACCTTCGAGGAGATGGTGGACCGGCAGGCCGGCCGGCTCGCCGCGCAACCCGAGGTGGACGGCGACGAGCTGACCACCCTGCTGCCGCCGGACGTCGCCGACCACCACGGCGCGACGGGACAGCCGGACGCCGACGGGCCGGTCGAGCGGCTGCGCGGCATGATCGGTCTGCGTGGGGTGAAGGACGCCGTCGAGGACCTGGTCAACCTGCTCGCGGCGGCCCGGATGCGACGCGCGGCCGGGCTGCCCGCGATGTCGATCGACAACCACCTGGTGTTCGCCGGGCCGCCCGGAACCGGCAAGACGACCGTCGCCCGGCTCTACGGTGAGCTGCTGACCTCGCTGGGCCTGCTGCGGACCGGGCAGCTGGTCGAGGTGGCGCGGGCCGACATCGTCGGCCGCTACATCGGCCAGACGGCACAGCTGACCCAGGAGGCGTTCGACCGCGCCCGGGGCGGGGTGCTGTTCATCGACGAGGCGTACACGTTGACCTCCACCGGTGGCGCGGTCGCCGACTTCGGGCAGGAGGCGGTGGACACACTGCTGAAGCTGATGGAGGACCACCGCGACGACGTGGTGGTGATCGCCGCCGGCTACTCGGCGCAGATGCGCCAGTTCCTGTCGTCGAACCCGGGGCTGGCGTCACGGTTCAGCCGGACCATCACCTTCGACAGCTACTCCGACGACGAGTTGGTGACGATCGTGGCGCAGGCGGCCGGCGCGGACGGCTACGAGTGCGCCCCTGCGACGCTCGACGCGCTGCGGGCCCACTTCGCGGCGGTGCCCCGCACCGAGACCTTCGGCAACGCCCGGTACGCCAGGACGCTGCTGCAGGCCATGGTGACCCGGCAGGCCGGGCGGCTGCTGGCCCGGCCCGGGGCCAGCGTCGACGAGATGCGGCTGTTGCTCCCCGACGACCTGCCCGAACGCGTCGGCGTCGGCTGA
- a CDS encoding YbaB/EbfC family nucleoid-associated protein, translated as MTSAWDARIQQGMAEVRRYQEELAQMQRSLQERSASVTTADRALTVVVGAQGELKEIDFHGAAYRSMAGSDLARAILGAYQQARTKMTAETDQVVRSFVERGTGIRDTMVGDNPLEDLLGPIRQAARDIGKLD; from the coding sequence ATGACCTCCGCGTGGGACGCCCGGATCCAGCAGGGCATGGCGGAGGTCCGCCGCTATCAGGAGGAGCTGGCGCAGATGCAGCGGTCGCTGCAGGAGCGCAGCGCCTCGGTGACCACTGCGGACCGGGCGCTGACAGTGGTCGTCGGCGCGCAGGGTGAGCTGAAGGAGATCGACTTTCACGGCGCCGCGTACCGGTCGATGGCCGGATCCGATCTGGCCAGAGCGATCCTCGGGGCCTACCAACAGGCCCGGACGAAGATGACGGCCGAGACCGACCAGGTGGTGCGTTCGTTCGTCGAACGCGGCACCGGCATCCGGGACACGATGGTCGGCGACAATCCTTTGGAAGATCTGCTCGGCCCGATCCGTCAGGCCGCCCGGGACATCGGCAAACTCGACTGA
- a CDS encoding LuxR C-terminal-related transcriptional regulator, giving the protein MRSGTRPYFSRPATLDRPGGGAMAGRLTTIALLRRSGARVLEGVAAGASTAELAAALHLSPQGVEYHVAALLRRLHAANRPALVARAYALRVLDDGQWPPRVAPDAVRDSGPRPGARG; this is encoded by the coding sequence TTGCGCTCCGGTACGCGCCCGTACTTCTCCCGCCCGGCGACGCTGGACCGGCCGGGCGGCGGGGCGATGGCCGGCCGACTCACCACGATCGCGCTGCTCCGTCGTAGCGGGGCCCGGGTGCTGGAGGGGGTGGCCGCCGGCGCGTCCACTGCCGAACTGGCGGCGGCGCTGCACCTGAGCCCGCAGGGCGTGGAGTACCACGTCGCCGCGCTGCTGCGTCGGCTGCATGCGGCCAACCGGCCGGCGCTGGTGGCCCGCGCCTATGCGCTCAGGGTGCTCGACGACGGACAGTGGCCGCCGCGGGTCGCGCCCGACGCGGTACGCGACAGTGGCCCCCGGCCCGGTGCCCGTGGCTGA